From the Roseibium sp. HPY-6 genome, one window contains:
- a CDS encoding DUF3540 domain-containing protein has protein sequence MGKQANTRVFEAGPQAVEPDLLSVIAPLVKETPVTRTTGKIVSQYGASFVVQSGGKPVTSSRAVSCLVGPEVGDIVVLMDTGEGAFITDVLRREAEAAGSLKIDLSRADGSPQQAVLSAGSLKLEADERLDASAGEIAFQFKNLLMSGDQVAMVGRKLVTSMQEILTQAGKLLATYDMTSTRAQHRIDSVTETDQLKAGSIQTQAETVAISQAGSAIVVAKEDVRMDGKRITMG, from the coding sequence GCTGTGGAACCCGATCTCCTGAGCGTCATTGCGCCGCTGGTCAAGGAAACGCCTGTCACGCGCACAACCGGGAAAATCGTGTCGCAGTACGGGGCCTCCTTCGTGGTTCAATCCGGCGGCAAACCTGTCACCTCTTCCAGAGCTGTGTCTTGTCTCGTTGGGCCGGAAGTCGGCGACATCGTTGTCCTGATGGACACCGGCGAGGGCGCTTTCATTACGGATGTATTGCGCAGAGAGGCGGAGGCTGCCGGATCGTTGAAGATAGATCTTTCCCGCGCGGATGGCTCGCCGCAGCAGGCTGTTTTGTCTGCTGGCAGCCTCAAACTGGAGGCAGACGAGAGGCTGGATGCATCGGCGGGCGAGATTGCGTTTCAGTTCAAGAACCTGCTCATGAGCGGCGATCAGGTTGCGATGGTCGGGCGGAAACTCGTGACATCAATGCAGGAGATCCTGACGCAGGCGGGCAAGCTTCTTGCGACGTATGACATGACTTCAACGCGTGCGCAGCACCGTATCGACAGTGTCACGGAGACTGACCAGCTGAAAGCAGGGTCGATCCAGACGCAGGCGGAAACGGTTGCCATCAGTCAGGCAGGGTCGGCGATCGTTGTTGCGAAGGAAGACGTGCGGATGGACGGCAAGCGGATCACCATGGGTTAA